A portion of the Thermothelomyces thermophilus ATCC 42464 chromosome 5, complete sequence genome contains these proteins:
- a CDS encoding glycosyltransferase family 1 protein (CAZy_ID 268073): MDKDAAPTAPPPAAAPQPSPKSPDQTDAGRTQPSILPTSPSAGPSHVNHDGRAVHRVSRKLQKKRRDGAHTPTMELPDRLKDHGDPADGEEEVLRPQGYGGGMFMNMNQSIFGLIAAAGSQADFADRFEGHSSDDDEDTQSPMAKTIAGPKGLQDASAPSETLSQTTVLPRHGRFRHKSDHRHRRKFSESRLLRSVPGLARLSDKLKSSRSPKSPRSDEHVRLQGDATDTDVPPSDLAPAIEITRTETTTAPVMSRMLEARAQMAARPSFDLERTSDQLSRTADGSGEPGPTELAKKLAQIFEFDSAEEVIQEYPCWLLQHVLLTGYMYITTRHIAFYAYLPRKAHEVARSGYLAKCGKRNPKYNRYWFRLKGDVLSYYRDPQDLYFPQGQIDLRYGISATITDKDKEGVNFTVATDNRTYYFRADSPQSAKEWVKSLQRVIFRSHNDGDSVKISLPIENVIDVEEAHMLDFAATCKIRVIDNDETYAIDEYFFAFFSFGKEPINLLKILVEDSSSQAQGPSDQTEPSAESSNRTSNSGNREQLPGPASRVSGKGREGVRATLSPVSPLCGSSPSPRPSMDRPRTSFDAFNSFTRRSMDAKESGLNLDSPPRRSRSAGRPSFSRKRDGGHERQESSDSYVQSMGDPSHASLSAMMASASSEDPSASQILKDSDVFHSPTTRRPHGNREAEHPLSPTGARSKQARRDASRPHTTEAGDAEAIATTPTLQSIATMGGYPFRKANALIGYLDRHSRRMSNLLATESMGYVEKVSGMWKGGGKHYDEPAGLRTDEEDAGDDPADRANSEARFRAHFALPESEKLQAAYFGHMMRVLPLYGKIYISDRHFCFRSLLPGTRTKLILPLRDIENVDKEKGFRFGYAGLVVVIRGHEELFFEFHKAEVRDDCTITILQSLEAMRYLPESDIPDGVDSEEAQAAVAEHVALQKARNEEFADHDVRLPREASSISETPTILFDDPKASFLNFKPSQSMRITCLTIGSRGDVQPYIALCKRLLEEGHRPRIATHGEFKDWIESHGIEFAYVGGDPAELMQLCIQNGTFTLGFFREANAKMRDWLDELLETAWNACQGSDLIIESPSAMAGIHIAEALGVPYFRAFTMPWTRTRAYPHAFIMPGQKMGGAYNYVTYVMFETVFWKATAHQINRWRRRFLGLPNTSLEKLQVNEVPFLYNFSPYVVPPPLDYSDWIRVTGYWFLDEGDRNWEPPKDLTDFIDKARRDGKKLVYVGFGSILVPDPAKMTQEVIDAVLKADVRCILSKGWSDRLPTRKDKEGEQQQGGAKVGPPAEEKRPEPELPPEIFQIQSVPHDWLFRQIDAAAHHGGSGTTGASLRAGIPTVIRPFFGDQYFFGTRVEDLGVGICLKKWGAASFARALWEATHSERMIVKARSLGEQIRKENGVDTAIKCIYRDLEYATELIRAKTGKNQTRRQAAASAAAVGTSTDGSASGVADAADPFDDDEEESWTFVSGDAETVDGLSVNSPLKRTVPDLPWALGGLPVAGGAPGEAGTELGGGS; encoded by the exons ATGGACAAAGACGCAGCGCCAACGGCACCGcctcccgccgccgcaccTCAACCTTCGCCCAAGAGCCCCGACCAAACGGATGCGGGCCGAACTCAGCCGTCGATACTTCCAACGTCTCCGTCGGCCGGACCTAGCCATGTAAATCACGATGGGCGCGCCGTGCATCGTGTCTCCCGAAAGCTCCAAAAGAAGCGCCGCGACGGCGCGCACACACCCACCATGGAGCTTCCCGATCGTCTAAAAGACCATGGTGACCCCGCCGATGGTGAAGAGGAGGTGTTGCGTCCGCAGGGCTACGGCGGCGGCATGTTCATGAACATGAACCAGAGCATATTCGGTCTGATTGCTGCTGCAGGAAGCCAAGCAGACTTTGCAGACCGCTTTGAGGGACACAGCTCGGATGATGACGAAGACACGCAGAGTCCCATGGCTAAAACTATTGCCGGACCCAAGGGGTTGCAAGATGCATCTGCTCCTTCTGAAACCCTCTCCCAGACCACAGTGCTTCCGCGGCACGGGCGCTTCCGACATAAGTCAGATCACCGTCATCGAAGGAAATTTTCCGAGAGCCGGCTTCTGCGGTCTGTTCCTGGCCTGGCGCGGCTCAGCGACAAACTCAAGTCCTCCAGATCGCCCAAATCACCGCGGTCAGACGAGCACGTGCGCCTGCAGGGCGACGCAACCGACACGGACGTGCCACCTTCCGACCTCGCACCTGCCATCGAGATCACTCGGACCGAGACCACGACGGCCCCCGTCATGAGTAGGATGCTGGAAGCCCGCGCTCAAATGGCGGCGCGGCCGAGCTTCGACCTCGAGAGGACGTCGGACCAACTCTCCCGGACGGCTGACGGCTCGGGCGAGCCCGGGCCGACCGAGTTGGCCAAAAAGCTCGCACAGATCTTCGAGTTCGACAGCGCCGAAGAGGTCATTCAGGAATATCCATGTTGGCTCCTCCAGCACGTCCTCCTCACCGGGTACATGTACATCACGACGCGGCATATTGCGTTTTACGCATACCTGCCCAGGAAGGCG CACGAAGTCGCCAGGTCGGGTTACTTAGCCAAGTGCGGCAAGAGGAACCCCAAATACAACCGCTACTGGTTCCGCCTCAAGGGTGATGTTTTGTCTTACTATCGCGATCCCCAAGATCTCTACTTCCCGCAGGGCCAGATCGATTTACGGTACGGCATCTCGGCGACCATCACcgacaaggacaaggaagGCGTCAACTTCACCGTCGCCACCGATAACCGCACGTATTACTTCAGGGCCGATAGCCCCCAGAGTGCCAAAGAGTGGGTCAAGAGCCTGCAGAGGGTCATCTTCAGGTCGCACAACGATGGCGACAGCGTCAAGATCTCGCTCCCAATCGAAAACGTCATTGATGTCGAAGAGGCACACATGCTGGACTTTGCCGCTACCTGCAAGATCCGAGTCATCGACAACGACGAGACTTACGCCATTGACGAG TACTTCTTCGCTTTCTTCAGCTTCGGGAAGGAACCTATCAACCTTCTCAAAATCCTTGTCGAGGACTCTTCGTCTCAGGCGCAGGGTCCCAGTGACCAAACAGAGCCGAGTGCCGAGTCTTCAAACAGGACAAGCAACAGCGGGAATCGAGAGCAACTGCCTGGACCTGCGTCCCGGGTCTCAGGCAAGGGTCGTGAAGGCGTCAGGGCCACCCTCTCACCAGTCTCGCCTCTTTGCGGCTCTTCGCCGAGCCCCCGGCCGAGCATGGACCGCCCGCGCACGAGTTTCGACGCGTTCAATTCTTTCACCAGACGGAGCATGGATGCTAAGGAGAGCGGTCTGAATCTGGACTCTCCACCGCGCCGCAGTCGCAGCGCCGGCAGGCCGTCTTTCAGCAGAAAACGTGACGGCGGCCACGAGAGGCAGGAGAGCAGTGACTCCTACGTCCAGAGTATGGGCGATCCCAGCCACGCGAGCCTGTCGGCAATGATGGCTTCGGCCAGTAGCGAAGACCCATCGGCGAGTCAGATACTGAAGGACAGCGACGTCTTCCACAGCCCAACCACTCGGCGACCACACGGGAACCGGGAGGCTGAACATCCATTATCCCCAACCGGAGCACGGTCAAAGCAAGCCCGGCGCGACGCTTCCAGGCCTCACACGACGGAAGCGGGAGACGCTGAGGCAATTGCAACCACGCCGACGCTACAAAGTATAGCAACAATGGGAGGCTATCCCTTTCGCAAGGCAAACGCATTGATCGGATACTTAGACCGCCATTCCAGGCGCATGAGCAACCTCCTGGCAACAGAGTCCATGGGATACGTTGAGAAGGTATCGGGCATGTGGAAGGGTGGGGGGAAACACTATGATGAACCGGCCGGTCTTAGGACCGACGAAGAGGATGCCGGAGATGACCCTGCCGATCGGGCCAATTCGGAAGCCCGATTCAGGGCTCACTTTGCCCTGCCTGAGAGCGAGAAGCTCCAGGCTGCCTACTTTGGACACATGATGCGCGTCCTGCCGCTCTACGGGAAGATCTACATCAGCGACCGCCACTTCTGCTTCCGCAGCTTGCTTCCCGGCACGCGCACCAAACTCATCCTTCCCTTGCGAGATATTGAGAACGTTGACAAAGAGAAGGGTTTCCGGTTCGGCTATGCCGGCCTTGTCGTCGTCATCCGCGGTCACGAGGAGCTCTTCTTCGAGTTCCACAAGGCAGAAGTTCGCGACGACTGCACCATCACGATTCTCCAGAGCCTGGAAGCGATGCGCTACCTTCCCGAGTCTGACATCCCGGACGGTGTCGACTCCGAAGAAGCTCAAGCCGCCGTCGCGGAACACGTTGCGCTTCAGAAGGCGCGCAATGAGGAATTTGCCGACCACGATGTCCGGCTCCCTCGCGAAGCGTCCTCCATCTCAGAAACACCAACCATTCTCTTTGACGACCCCAAGGCGTCTTTTCTAAACTTCAAGCCCTCCCAGTCGATGCGAATCACCTGCCTCACCATCGGCTCGCGGGGCGACGTGCAGCCGTACATCGCGCTCTGCAAGCGGCTTCTGGAAGAAGGCCACCGCCCCCGGATTGCCACGCACGGCGAGTTCAAGGACTGGATCGAGTCTCACGGGATCGAGTTTGCCTACGTCGGCGGCGACCCGGCGGAGCTTATGCAGCTTTGCATCCAGAACGGCACCTTCACGCTTGGCTTCTTCCGCGAGGCCAATGCCAAGATGCGTGATTGGCTCGACGAGCTGCTCGAGACAGCCTGGAACGCCTGCCAGGGCAGTGACCTGATTATTGAGTCGCCCTCCGCCATGGCCGGTATCCACATCGCCGAGGCGCTCGGCGTCCCCTACTTCCGCGCCTTCACCATGCCCTGGACCCGGACCCGCGCCTACCCGCACGCGTTCATCATGCCCGGCCAAAAGATGGGCGGCGCTTACAATTACGTGACGTACGTGATGTTTGAGACAGTATTTTGGAAGGCGACGGCACACCAGATCAACCGCTGGCGCAGGCGGTTCCTGGGGTTGCCCAATACCAGCCTCGAGAAGCTGCAGGTCAACGAAGTCCCGTTCCTGTACAACTTCTCCCCATACGTTGTGCCTCCGCCGCTGGACTACAGTGACTGGATCCGTGTCACCGGGTATTGGTTCCTGGACGAGGGCGACAGGAACTGGGAGCCACCCAAAGATCTAACCGACTTCATCGATAAGGCTCGACGGGACGGCAAGAAGCTGGTGTACGTCGGGTTCGGATCCATTCTTGTACCCGACCCCGCCAAGATGACACAGGAGGTGATCGATGCCGTACTTAAGGCGGACGTGCGGTGTATCCTTAGTAAAGGGTGGAGCGATCGCTTGCCGACCAGAAAGGACAAGGAAGGGGAACAACAGCAGGGGGGCGCCAAGGTCGGACCACCGGCGGAAGAGAAAaggccggagccggagctgCCACCGGAGATCTTCCAGATCCAATCGGTGCCACACGACTGGCTGTTCAGGCAGATCGACGCCGCGGCGCACCACGGTGGGAGCGGCACCACTGGGGCGAGCCTGCGCGCAGGGATCCCCACGGTGATCAGGCCATTTTTCGGCGACCAGTACTTCTTCGGCACGCGGGTGGAGGACCTTGGTGTCGGCATCTGCCTCAAGAAGTGGGGCGCGGCGTCGTTTGCGCGTGCGCTGTGGGAGGCGACGCACAGCGAACGCATGATCGTCAAGGCGAGATCGTTGGGTGAGCAGATCCGCAAG GAAAACGGCGTCGACACGGCCATCAAAtgcatataccgcgacctcgAGTACGCTACCGAGCTAATCCGCGCAAAGACGGGCAAGAACCAGACCCGCCGCCAGGCGGCTGCGTCCGCAGCTGCGGTAGGGACGTCCACCGACGGCTCGGCCTCGGGTGTTGCCGATGCCGCGGATCCattcgacgacgacgaggaagagAGTTGGACTTTTGTGAGCGGAGATGCCGAGACCGTGGATGGCCTCTCGGTGAACAGTCCTCTAAAGAGGACCGTACCCGACCTTCCATGGGCACTTGGCGGTCTCCCTGTTGCTGGTGGGGCCCCGGGCGAGGCGGGCACGGAGCTCGGCGGAGGATCGTGA